The proteins below are encoded in one region of Methanocalculus alkaliphilus:
- a CDS encoding type II glyceraldehyde-3-phosphate dehydrogenase: MIRVAINGYGTIGKRVADAVTCQPDMEIVGVSKTKPSAEAYVAASRGFPLYIADITKKDAFEKAGIAVAGSVGEMLARCDIVIDATPGGMGAKNRALYEKAGVKAIFQGGEDHEVAGVSFSSSCNYSEALGKDAVRVVSCNTTGLCRIIRLVDDEYGVKKVRATMIRRGGDPGDIKRGPIDAIVLNPVTIPSHHGPDVRSVLPGINIVTTAVIVPTTMMHMHVVQMDLKKPGDRNRIIELIAADPRIGLVRPATGITSTAELKEFMNDLGRPRSDLWENGVFEGSISVDGDDLCLFQAIHQEADVVVETIDCIRAMMGTITDPRESIALTNYSLGFTPIG; this comes from the coding sequence ATGATCAGAGTTGCCATTAACGGGTATGGAACCATCGGGAAGCGTGTCGCCGATGCGGTCACCTGCCAGCCGGATATGGAGATCGTCGGCGTCTCCAAGACGAAACCGTCCGCAGAAGCATATGTCGCAGCCTCACGCGGGTTTCCCCTCTATATCGCCGATATAACAAAGAAGGATGCCTTTGAGAAGGCAGGTATTGCGGTTGCAGGATCGGTCGGGGAGATGCTTGCCAGGTGTGATATCGTCATTGATGCAACCCCCGGCGGTATGGGAGCAAAGAACAGGGCACTGTATGAGAAGGCCGGTGTCAAGGCCATCTTTCAGGGTGGAGAGGATCACGAAGTGGCAGGGGTCTCATTCTCATCATCCTGCAACTATAGCGAAGCACTCGGCAAAGATGCGGTCCGGGTCGTCTCCTGCAACACCACAGGGCTCTGCCGGATCATCAGACTTGTCGATGACGAGTACGGGGTGAAGAAGGTGCGGGCGACGATGATCCGGCGTGGGGGCGATCCCGGAGATATCAAACGTGGCCCGATCGACGCAATCGTCCTCAATCCGGTGACGATCCCCTCCCACCATGGCCCGGACGTCAGATCGGTCCTCCCGGGGATCAATATCGTCACAACCGCCGTCATCGTCCCGACGACGATGATGCATATGCACGTCGTCCAGATGGATCTCAAAAAGCCGGGAGATCGAAACCGGATCATCGAACTGATCGCAGCAGATCCACGAATCGGGCTTGTCAGGCCCGCAACCGGGATCACCTCGACCGCTGAGCTGAAGGAGTTTATGAACGATCTCGGGAGACCGCGATCGGATCTCTGGGAGAACGGGGTCTTTGAAGGATCGATATCCGTTGATGGCGATGATCTCTGTCTCTTCCAGGCGATACACCAGGAGGCGGATGTCGTCGTTGAGACGATCGACTGTATCAGGGCGATGATGGGCACCATCACCGATCCACGGGAGTCGATAGCCCTGACGAACTACTCACTCGGCTTCACCCCCATCGGATAG